In one Diabrotica virgifera virgifera chromosome 7, PGI_DIABVI_V3a genomic region, the following are encoded:
- the LOC126888514 gene encoding uncharacterized protein LOC126888514 has translation MSVRKEIDDPGGTIIEDISGESVPIKNNYKDNIPSAEKLHYDKNIRYRLSDSGPFIVYIESTDKNIGKLHAIRVGHYLHLNNFKSSIAEIKSIGRNKIKVVLNNASSANNIVSSDFLEVNNLIAYIPQFFVERRGLIRSVDTEFTEIYLLEKLKAENPDSNIKQIKRLKRRITTETNDIKLVARQLVCITFIGSSLPKEVIINSCIFPVEPYIYPVIQCERCLRYGHMTQQCKGKERCKNCGENHSNTDCSMVTKCLHCNQQHSAFNKFSLLANDSSSFPPLPSRNVNLPSVCSISKPRVVRRNSISSNTSESLKERRLNESENIDNEKVEKNTASSSILPNPYRDEFMMHKEKIVEGISNIIFSFLSDVSNWKASFHNDPNLIKKQISKLLENLSTSNGT, from the exons ATGTCGGTTAGAAAGGAGATTGATGACCCGGGTGGAACAATAATTGAGGATATTTCTGGTGAGTCTGTtccaattaaaaataattataaagaCAATATTCCTAGTGCTGAGAAACTACATTATGACAAAAATATTCGTTACCGCTTAAGTGATTCAGGCccatttattgtttatattgaGTCTACCGACAAGAACATTGGAAAATTACATGCTATCAGAGTTGGacattatttacatttaaataatttcaaaagtaGCATTGCTGAAATCAAATCTATTGGTAGGAATAAAATTAAAGTAGTTTTGAATAATGCATCATCGGCCAACAATATTGTAAGTAGCGACTTTTTAGAAGTCAACAATTTAATTGCTTATATCCCACAGTTCTTTGTGGAACGTCGTGGTTTAATACGCTCAGTTGACACAGAATTTACAGAAATATATCTATTAGAAAAACTTAAAGCTGAGAATCCAGATAgtaatattaaacaaataaaacgaCTAAAGCGTAGAATCACAACAGAAACAAATGATATTAAACTAGTAGCTAGGCAACTTGTATGTATAACATTTATTGGATCTTCTTTACCAAAAGAAGTCATAATCAATAGTTGTATTTTTCCGGTGGAACCGTACATATATCCCGTTATACAATGTGAAAGATGCTTAAGATACGGACATATGACACAACAATGTAAAGGGAAGGAGCGCTGTAAAAACTGTGGTGAAAACCATAGTAATACGGATTGTTCTATGGTAACCAAATGTTTACATTGTAATCAGCAACATTCGGCATT TAATAAATTCTCGTTGTTGGCTAATGATTCTAGCAGTTTTCCTCCACTACCTTCTAGAAATGTCAATTTACCATCAGTATGCAGTATCTCTAAACCGAGAGTTGTGAGAAGAAATTCCATATCTAGTAACACCTCCGAATCGTTAAAAGAAAGAAGACTGAATGAGAGCGAAAATATTGATAATGAAAAAGTTGAAAAGAATACGGCCAGTTCGTCAATCTTACCAAACCCTTATAGGGATGAGTTTATGATGCataaagaaaaaatagttgaAGGCATTTCTAATATAATATTCAGCTTTCTTTCCGATGTGTCGAATTGGAAGGCTAGTTTTCATAATGatccaaatttaattaaaaagcaaatttcaaagttattagaAAATTTATCCACATCTAATGGCACATAA